One window of the Streptococcus parasanguinis ATCC 15912 genome contains the following:
- the smpB gene encoding SsrA-binding protein SmpB has product MAKGEGKVVAQNKKARHDYTIVDTMEAGMVLTGTEIKSVRAARINLKDGFAQVKNGEVWLSNVHIAPYEEGNIWNQDPDRRRKLLLHKKQIQKLDQETKGTGMTLVPLKVYLKDGYAKLLLGLAKGKHDYDKRESIKRREQNRDIARVMKQYNTR; this is encoded by the coding sequence ATGGCAAAGGGCGAAGGAAAGGTAGTCGCGCAAAATAAAAAGGCGAGACATGACTACACCATCGTGGATACAATGGAAGCAGGGATGGTGCTGACGGGTACAGAGATCAAAAGTGTCCGTGCAGCACGCATTAACTTGAAAGATGGTTTTGCACAAGTTAAAAATGGAGAAGTTTGGCTCAGCAACGTCCATATTGCCCCTTATGAGGAAGGCAATATCTGGAACCAAGATCCAGACCGTCGTCGCAAGCTTCTTCTTCATAAAAAGCAAATCCAAAAGCTGGACCAAGAAACCAAAGGAACAGGAATGACCCTGGTGCCTTTAAAGGTCTATCTCAAGGATGGTTATGCCAAATTGCTTTTGGGACTTGCTAAAGGGAAACATGATTATGACAAGCGTGAATCCATCAAACGTCGGGAACAAAACCGGGATATCGCACGGGTTATGAAACAATACAATACACGTTAA
- the rnr gene encoding ribonuclease R, with amino-acid sequence MKISIKEYLQEHDKAQINDLAAALGKEGSKDFRDLVKTISLMERRHELKFEDDGSLRLAQKKAPAITLKGIFHAHKNGFGFVSLEGEEEDLFVGRNDVNHAIDGDTVEIVITKVADRNKGTAAEAKIIDVLDHSVKTVVGQIVLDEEKPKYAGYIRSKNQKISQLIYVKKPAIQLEGTEILKVEIDQYPSRKHNYFVATVRDVVGHVTDPGIDVLEVLESMDIVSEFPEEVLKEAEQVPDAPSAKDLEGRLDLREEITFTIDGADAKDLDDAVHIKPLKNGNFELGVHIADVSYYVTEGSALDKEALNRATSVYVTDRVVPMLPERLSNGICSLNPNVDRLTQSAIMEIDPHGKVVKHTITQTVINTTFRMTYSDVNDILAGDEEKAQEFKKIVPSIHQMASLHGILESMRIHRGALNFDTNEAKILVNKEGKPVDIVLRQRGIAERMIESFMLIANETVAEHFTRMKLPFIYRIHEDPKAEKVQKFIDYASSFGIQIYGTASEMSQEALQEIMRKVEGEPYADVLSMMLLRSMQQARYSEHNHGHYGLAAEYYTHFTSPIRRYPDLMVHRMVREYGKSQEVAEHFEQVLPDIASQSSSRERRAIDAEREVEAMKKAEYMEDYVGEEYDAVVSSVVKFGLFVELPNTVEGLIHITNLPEYYHFNERDLTLRGEKSGVTFRVGQQIRIKVERADKMTGEIDFSYIPSEWDIVEKGLKAKGRDRDGNRRDRRRKDKKVSKGSTVRRDDKRKDSSKSKKKKGKKPFYKEVAKKGAKHGKGRRKGSRAK; translated from the coding sequence TTTGGCTCAAAAGAAGGCCCCAGCCATTACCCTCAAGGGGATCTTTCATGCCCATAAAAATGGCTTTGGCTTTGTCAGTTTAGAAGGCGAAGAAGAGGACCTCTTTGTTGGTCGAAATGATGTCAACCACGCCATCGATGGGGATACTGTTGAGATCGTCATTACCAAGGTAGCAGACCGAAACAAAGGAACGGCAGCAGAAGCTAAGATTATTGATGTCTTGGATCATAGCGTCAAAACGGTTGTTGGACAAATTGTTCTGGATGAGGAAAAGCCCAAATATGCCGGCTACATTCGTTCGAAAAATCAAAAAATCAGCCAGCTGATCTATGTGAAGAAGCCAGCCATCCAATTGGAAGGTACCGAAATCCTCAAGGTCGAAATTGATCAATACCCGAGCCGCAAGCACAATTATTTTGTGGCAACTGTGCGGGATGTGGTCGGTCATGTGACAGATCCTGGAATCGATGTCTTAGAAGTGCTAGAATCCATGGATATCGTCTCAGAATTTCCAGAAGAAGTGCTGAAAGAGGCTGAGCAGGTTCCAGATGCACCGTCTGCAAAGGATTTAGAGGGACGGTTGGATCTGCGAGAGGAGATTACCTTTACGATCGACGGAGCGGATGCCAAAGACTTGGACGATGCGGTCCATATCAAGCCACTCAAGAACGGCAATTTTGAGCTGGGGGTTCACATCGCAGATGTCTCTTATTACGTTACAGAAGGCTCAGCTCTTGATAAGGAAGCTCTAAATCGTGCAACCTCTGTCTATGTGACCGACCGAGTAGTACCCATGCTTCCAGAACGTTTGTCCAATGGGATCTGTTCTTTAAATCCGAATGTGGATCGGCTGACCCAGTCTGCCATCATGGAGATTGATCCCCATGGAAAGGTCGTCAAGCACACCATTACCCAAACGGTGATCAATACGACCTTCCGAATGACCTATAGTGACGTCAATGATATCTTAGCAGGCGACGAAGAAAAGGCTCAAGAGTTTAAGAAAATTGTCCCAAGTATTCATCAAATGGCCTCCCTGCATGGTATTCTAGAAAGCATGCGGATTCACCGAGGAGCCCTCAATTTTGATACCAATGAGGCTAAAATCCTAGTCAATAAAGAAGGAAAACCAGTCGACATTGTCCTCCGTCAAAGAGGAATTGCGGAGCGGATGATTGAGTCCTTTATGCTGATTGCCAATGAGACAGTGGCGGAACACTTTACACGAATGAAACTGCCGTTTATCTACCGGATCCACGAAGATCCAAAGGCAGAAAAAGTACAGAAGTTTATCGATTATGCTTCTAGCTTTGGGATCCAGATCTACGGAACGGCTAGTGAGATGAGCCAAGAAGCCCTGCAAGAAATCATGCGCAAGGTCGAAGGAGAACCCTATGCAGATGTCCTTTCGATGATGTTGTTGCGCTCGATGCAACAGGCCCGTTACTCAGAGCACAACCATGGCCACTATGGGCTTGCTGCGGAGTATTATACCCACTTTACCAGCCCCATTCGCCGGTATCCAGACCTGATGGTTCATCGAATGGTGCGCGAATACGGTAAATCCCAAGAAGTGGCAGAACACTTTGAACAAGTTCTTCCAGACATTGCCAGCCAATCCTCTAGTCGAGAGCGCCGGGCTATTGACGCAGAGCGCGAAGTAGAGGCTATGAAAAAGGCCGAATACATGGAAGACTATGTTGGGGAAGAGTACGATGCTGTGGTTTCCAGTGTAGTGAAATTTGGCCTCTTTGTGGAGTTGCCAAATACGGTCGAAGGTTTGATCCATATTACCAATCTTCCTGAATACTACCATTTTAACGAACGAGATCTAACCCTTCGTGGGGAGAAATCGGGAGTGACTTTCCGTGTTGGTCAGCAAATCCGGATCAAGGTCGAAAGAGCTGACAAGATGACCGGAGAGATTGATTTCTCTTATATTCCAAGTGAATGGGATATCGTCGAAAAAGGCCTCAAGGCCAAAGGACGTGACCGAGATGGCAATCGCAGGGATCGCAGACGCAAAGACAAAAAAGTTTCTAAGGGTTCAACCGTTAGAAGAGATGACAAACGGAAAGATTCTTCTAAATCCAAAAAGAAAAAAGGGAAGAAACCATTTTACAAGGAAGTAGCAAAGAAAGGAGCCAAACATGGCAAAGGGCGAAGGAAAGGTAGTCGCGCAAAATAA